One genomic segment of Helicobacter enhydrae includes these proteins:
- a CDS encoding 2-oxoglutarate synthase subunit alpha, whose protein sequence is MRELIINGNELVALAAIDCGCNFFGGYPITPSSEIAHEMSVRLPKINGTFIQMEDEISGICVALGASMSGAKAMTASSGPGISLKAEQIGYAFMTETPLVIVDVMRGGPSTGLPTRVSQGDVEFVKHPTHGDFQAVVVAPSTLEEVYMQTIKAFNLAEELMTPVFLLLDESIGHMYGKVFLPEINELKISKRKVFEGDPKEYFPYGVAENTPAVLNPFFGGYYYHVTGLHHGKGGFPSEDRELAQALIDRLCGKIKTRAEDLSEFVGYEADDAEIMIVAYGSVYLSAVEAVNALRNEGIKIGILSPKLLYPLAPNKLQELLGKAKCVIVIELNQGQYLYEIEGVLQEKVEFLGQADGRPIDPDVMTQRIKQIISRRQ, encoded by the coding sequence ATGAGAGAGTTGATTATCAATGGAAATGAATTGGTGGCATTAGCTGCGATTGATTGTGGTTGTAATTTTTTTGGAGGGTATCCTATCACCCCATCAAGTGAAATAGCGCACGAAATGAGTGTAAGGCTTCCAAAAATCAATGGAACTTTTATCCAGATGGAAGATGAGATTAGTGGGATTTGTGTGGCTTTGGGTGCTTCAATGAGTGGCGCAAAAGCAATGACTGCAAGTTCAGGACCGGGCATCTCTCTGAAAGCCGAGCAGATTGGCTATGCGTTTATGACAGAAACTCCTTTGGTGATTGTAGATGTTATGCGTGGTGGTCCATCAACGGGACTACCCACAAGGGTTTCTCAAGGTGATGTGGAGTTTGTGAAGCATCCAACACACGGGGATTTTCAAGCTGTTGTTGTGGCTCCTTCTACATTGGAAGAAGTTTATATGCAAACAATCAAGGCATTTAATCTTGCTGAAGAATTGATGACTCCAGTGTTTTTGTTGCTTGATGAAAGCATTGGACATATGTATGGTAAGGTTTTTTTACCCGAAATCAATGAGTTGAAAATATCCAAACGCAAAGTTTTTGAAGGAGATCCAAAGGAGTATTTTCCTTATGGCGTTGCCGAGAATACCCCCGCAGTCCTCAATCCTTTTTTTGGTGGATATTATTATCATGTCACAGGACTTCATCACGGCAAAGGCGGCTTCCCTAGCGAAGATAGGGAGTTGGCTCAAGCATTGATTGATCGTTTGTGTGGCAAGATCAAAACGCGTGCAGAAGATTTGAGTGAATTTGTGGGTTATGAAGCTGATGATGCAGAAATAATGATTGTAGCTTATGGCTCTGTCTATCTTTCGGCAGTTGAAGCAGTGAATGCTCTAAGAAATGAGGGGATAAAAATTGGGATCCTTTCTCCAAAGCTTCTTTATCCCCTTGCCCCCAACAAACTTCAAGAGTTGTTGGGAAAAGCAAAATGTGTCATTGTGATCGAATTGAATCAAGGGCAATATCTTTATGAGATTGAGGGTGTTTTGCAAGAAAAAGTAGAGTTTTTGGGTCAAGCCGATGGGCGTCCTATCGATCCAGATGTAATGACACAGAGAATTAAGCAAATTATTTCAAGGAGACAATAA
- a CDS encoding 4Fe-4S binding protein has protein sequence MKDVPVWVIEERCKGCDICASVCPVGVLSMRLDSKKILGKVAEVSFKDSCIGCRECETHCPDFAIFVADKGEYKFAKSSHEAQERGKKIKANHFMLPAEFGGCE, from the coding sequence ATGAAAGATGTGCCTGTATGGGTGATAGAAGAAAGGTGCAAGGGGTGTGATATTTGTGCATCGGTTTGTCCAGTTGGTGTTTTGTCGATGCGTTTGGATTCTAAAAAAATCTTAGGCAAGGTTGCTGAGGTTTCTTTCAAAGATAGTTGCATTGGTTGTCGTGAGTGTGAAACACATTGCCCGGATTTTGCAATTTTTGTAGCAGATAAAGGAGAATACAAATTTGCCAAAAGTAGCCACGAGGCACAAGAAAGAGGCAAAAAAATCAAAGCAAACCACTTTATGCTTCCGGCTGAATTTGGAGGATGTGAATGA
- a CDS encoding 2-oxoacid:acceptor oxidoreductase family protein, whose translation MRKQLRFSGVGGQGVLLAGEILAEAKMCNGGYAIKAASYTSQVRGGPTKVDILLDEEPIFYPYATEGSIDFMLSTAQVSYNQFKTGIKKGGIIVVDSNLVTPSQEDKSHFKIIEIPIISIAKNEIGNVVTQSVVALGVSVELSNAIERDVVFEVMKSKVPKKVLDLNIKAFEIGEQYARQFL comes from the coding sequence ATGAGAAAGCAGTTGCGTTTTAGTGGAGTTGGAGGACAGGGGGTGTTGTTAGCTGGAGAAATATTGGCTGAGGCAAAAATGTGCAATGGTGGCTATGCCATTAAAGCTGCAAGTTACACAAGCCAAGTGCGTGGTGGTCCGACAAAAGTAGATATTTTGCTTGATGAAGAACCGATTTTTTATCCTTATGCAACGGAGGGAAGTATTGACTTTATGCTTTCTACCGCTCAAGTGAGTTACAATCAGTTCAAAACTGGAATCAAAAAAGGTGGGATCATTGTTGTAGATTCCAATCTTGTTACACCAAGCCAAGAGGATAAGAGCCATTTTAAAATTATTGAGATTCCTATTATTTCGATTGCCAAAAATGAGATTGGAAATGTAGTGACGCAATCTGTTGTTGCGTTGGGTGTCAGTGTAGAATTATCAAATGCGATTGAGCGTGATGTGGTTTTTGAGGTTATGAAATCCAAAGTTCCCAAAAAAGTATTAGATCTCAATATCAAAGCATTTGAAATTGGCGAACAATATGCTAGGCAGTTTCTTTAA
- a CDS encoding 2-oxoglutarate ferredoxin oxidoreductase subunit beta, producing MAVDYNAYLRTDKLPTLWCWGCGDGVILKAIIGAIDANGWDKKDICVVSGIGCSGRMSSYIDCNTVHTTHGRALAYATGIKLANPDKKVIVVCGDGDALAIGGNHTIHACRRNIDLNLVLVNNFIYGLTNSQTSPTTPQGFWTVTAQYGNIDPNFDACSLAQSAGATFVARESVLEPKKMQKTLSQSFAHKGFSFVEVFSNCHINLGRKNKMGEAVDCLKWIDSLSIPKAKFEMLSDEEKVGKFPSGILYQREAQEYCEAYEQVRLMARGEKK from the coding sequence ATGGCTGTAGATTATAATGCATATTTACGCACAGATAAATTGCCTACTTTATGGTGTTGGGGATGTGGTGATGGCGTCATTTTGAAAGCCATTATTGGGGCAATTGACGCAAATGGTTGGGATAAAAAAGACATTTGTGTGGTGAGTGGAATTGGTTGTAGTGGGCGTATGAGCTCTTATATTGATTGTAATACCGTGCATACAACACACGGGAGGGCTTTGGCTTATGCAACTGGCATTAAACTTGCAAATCCTGACAAAAAGGTGATCGTTGTGTGTGGAGATGGGGATGCATTGGCTATCGGAGGAAACCATACGATACACGCCTGTCGTCGCAATATCGATCTTAATCTTGTTTTGGTGAATAACTTTATTTATGGTTTGACTAATTCTCAAACTTCCCCCACAACTCCACAAGGGTTTTGGACTGTAACCGCTCAATATGGAAATATCGATCCAAACTTTGATGCCTGTTCTTTGGCACAATCTGCGGGAGCGACATTTGTAGCACGAGAAAGCGTGTTGGAGCCCAAGAAAATGCAAAAAACCTTAAGCCAAAGTTTTGCTCACAAGGGATTTAGCTTTGTTGAGGTGTTTAGCAATTGCCATATTAATTTGGGTCGCAAAAACAAAATGGGCGAGGCTGTGGATTGCCTCAAGTGGATTGATTCTCTTAGTATTCCAAAGGCAAAATTTGAAATGTTGAGTGACGAAGAGAAAGTTGGAAAATTTCCTAGCGGTATTTTGTATCAGAGGGAAGCTCAAGAATATTGCGAAGCTTATGAGCAAGTGCGTTTGATGGCACGGGGAGAGAAAAAATGA
- a CDS encoding endolytic transglycosylase MltG, with translation MPKLIVVPNGSIKSIIAYLGSIQIDTNRLDSWFLRFLGHPQMGWIDLGETQIKKADLLYKITRSKSALVSITLIPGETTYFFFEEIARVLQIPKETLWREYVGMVECEEGNFIPQTYRVPYGIGAKDLLEHLLSYSQKQYITIARDFGLSIDSLQWKKTLSKASIIQKESAGIDEMPLISAVIDNRIARGMALQMDGSLNYGKYSHSKVTPQRIREDQSPYNTYKHKGISACPSGSVSVESIRAALKPADVPYLYFVRNKEGKHSFSTSYQEHLKNFQK, from the coding sequence GTGCCAAAACTGATTGTCGTTCCCAATGGCTCAATTAAATCCATTATAGCATATTTGGGTAGCATACAAATTGATACCAATCGTTTGGATTCTTGGTTTTTGCGTTTTTTGGGGCATCCGCAAATGGGATGGATTGATTTGGGTGAGACACAAATCAAAAAGGCTGATTTGCTCTATAAAATCACGCGTTCCAAATCCGCACTTGTTAGCATTACATTGATCCCCGGAGAAACGACTTATTTCTTTTTTGAAGAAATTGCACGCGTGCTTCAAATACCCAAAGAAACTTTGTGGAGAGAGTATGTGGGTATGGTGGAGTGTGAAGAGGGCAATTTCATTCCACAGACTTATAGGGTCCCTTATGGCATTGGTGCCAAAGATTTGCTTGAGCACTTGCTCTCATACTCTCAAAAGCAATACATCACAATAGCTAGGGATTTTGGTTTGTCTATTGATAGTTTGCAGTGGAAAAAAACATTGAGCAAGGCTTCAATTATCCAAAAAGAATCTGCAGGTATTGATGAAATGCCTTTGATTTCTGCTGTCATTGACAATCGGATTGCTAGGGGTATGGCTTTGCAAATGGATGGAAGTTTGAATTATGGGAAGTATTCTCATAGTAAAGTTACCCCACAACGCATTCGCGAAGATCAAAGCCCTTATAATACCTATAAACACAAAGGTATCTCTGCGTGTCCTAGCGGTAGTGTTAGTGTAGAATCTATCAGGGCTGCATTGAAACCTGCTGATGTCCCATATCTCTATTTTGTGAGAAACAAAGAGGGGAAACATAGTTTTTCTACGAGCTATCAAGAGCATTTGAAAAATTTTCAAAAATAA